The following are encoded in a window of Cottoperca gobio chromosome 20, fCotGob3.1, whole genome shotgun sequence genomic DNA:
- the LOC115025496 gene encoding C-C chemokine receptor type 9-like, producing the protein MEEPFTMYTTAITDYAGTEPSDYPDDYGSDPTESTGMCDRSWVREFRGQYEPPLLWLIFILGAIGNLMVVWIYTTVRHRLKTMTDVYLLNLAVADLLFLCMLPFWAVDAIKGWNVGIPLCKMVSAVYKINFFSSMLLLTCISVDRYIAIVQVTKAQNLKKKRLFYSKLACLVVWFVSILLALPEFIFAQVKTDRSGQSFCALVYWNNEYNRTKIMVLSLQICMGFFLPLLVMVFCYSVIIRTLLQAKSFEKHKALRVIFAVVFVFVFSQLPHNGLLIMEATQAANTTITSCKIVTRFDVAGQVAKSLAYFHACLNPFLYVFIGVRFRQDLMRIVKMCARGLSKGGFSKIQGVPKRPSVMSDTDTTPALSI; encoded by the exons ATGGAAGAGCCATTTACAATGTATACGACCGCAATAACTGATTATGCTGGAACT GAACCTTCTGATTACCCAGATGACTATGGTTCAGATCCGACTGAAAGCACAGGCATGTGTGACAGAAGCTGGGTCAGGGAGTTTCGTGGGCAGTATGAACCACCTCTTCTCTGGCTCATCTTCATCCTTGGCGCCATAGGTAATCTGATGGTAGTTTGGATCTACACCACTGTGCGCCACCGCCTGAAAACAATGACTGACGTGTACCTGCTAAACCTGGCTGTGGCTGACCTCCTCTTCCTGTGCATGCTGCCCTTCTGGGCCGTCGATGCCATCAAGGGCTGGAACGTTGGTATCCCTCTCTGCAAAATGGTGTCAGCAGTCTATAAAATCAACTTCTTCAGCAGCATGCTCCTGCTCACCTGCATTAGTGTGGACCGCTACATTGCTATTGTGCAGGTCACCAAGGCCCAGAACCTGAAGAAAAAGAGGCTCTTCTACAGTAAACTTGCCTGCCTGGTTGTCTGGTTTGTCTCCATTCTCCTGGCCCTCCCCGAGTTCATCTTCGCCCAGGTGAAGACGGACCGAAGCGGGCAGTCATTCTGTGCTCTGGTCTACTGGAACAACGAGTACAACCGGACTAAGATCATGGTTCTGTCCCTGCAGATCTGCATGGGTTTCTTCCTTCCTCTACTTGTGATGGTCTTTTGTTACTCCGTCATCATTCGCACACTCCTTCAGGCCAAGAGCTTTGAAAAGCACAAGGCCCTACGTGTCATCTTTgctgtggtgtttgtgtttgttttctctcagcTACCGCACAACGGCCTGCTGATAATGGAGGCCACGCAGGCAGCTAATACTACAATCACCAGCTGTAAAATTGTAACTCGTTTTGATGTAGCTGGACAGGTCGCCAAGAGCCTTGCGTATTTTCACGCCTGCCTGAACCCATTCCTGTATGTCTTCATTGGAGTTCGCTTCAGACAAGACCTCATGAGGATTGTGAAGATGTGTGCTCGCGGCCTGAGCAAAGGAGGGTTCAGTAAAATACAGGGAGTGCCCAAACGTCCCTCTGTCATGTCCGACACTGATACTACTCCTGCCCTTTCCATATAA
- the lztfl1 gene encoding leucine zipper transcription factor-like protein 1, translating to MAEFGFNEQHQNEVINYMRFARSKRVLRLKTIDSCFEELKDSRLVEETFTVDEVKEMLDGLQSVVRGEVEMELINTAHTNVLLLRQLFSQAEKFYLRLQSDISELENRELLEQVAEFEKTDFKTTDKINQETSKPKLAPLNEGGVSELLNKEIARLQEENDKLKARLRTLESQAMSALDERSKAERALKDLQKVQGEQQLAAQSQEINSLEDTVAALKDDYERSLSANSVSQKGLQENLISAKHELLRVQEQLSLAEKELDRKFQQTAAYRNMKEILTKKNEQIKEIRKRLQRYEPSE from the exons ATG GCTGAATTTGGGTTTAATGAGCAACATCAGAATGAAGTCATCAATTACATGCGATTTGCACGTTCAAAGAGGGTCCTGAGACTAAAGACTATTGACTCATGCTTTGAAGAACTCAAAGATAGCAG GCTGGTGGAGGAAACCTTCACAGTGGACGAGGTCAAGGAGATGCTGGACGGGCTGCAGTCGGTGGTGCGTGGTGAAGTGGAGATGGAGCTCATCAACACAGCCCACACCAATGTGCTGCTGCTCAGGCAGCTCTTCTCACAGGCTGAGAAGTTTTACCTTCGACTGCAGAGTGATATCTCAGAGCTGGAGAACAG GGAGCTGTTAGAACAAGTGGCTGAGTTTGAGAAGACTGACTTTAAAACCACCGATAAG ATAAACCAGGAAACAAGCAAACCCAAGCTAGCACCCCTGAATGAAGGTGGGGTGTCTGAACTCCTTAACAAG GAGATAGCGAGACTACAGGAGGAAAATGATAAACTGAAAGCCAGGCTGCGGACTTTAGAATCCCAG GCCATGAGTGCTCTTGATGAGAGAAGCAAGGCAGAGAGAGCCCTCAAAGACCTTCAGAAGGTGCAAGGTGAACAGCAG TTGGCTGCTCAATCCCAGGAGATCAACAGTCTCGAGGACACCGTGGCAGCTCTGAAGGATGACTATGAAAGATCTCTTAGTGCCAACTCTGTCTCCCAGAAGGGTCTGCAGGAGAACCTGATCTCTGCCAAACATGAGCTTCTGCGAGTGCAGGAGCAGCTGTCCTTGGCAGAGAAG gAGTTGGACAGGAAGTTCCAGCAAACTGCGGCCTACCGCAACATGAAGGAGATCCTGACCAAGAAAAATGAGCAGATCAAAGAAATTAGAAAACGATTGCAGAG ATATGAGCCCAGTGAATGA